GGCATCGGCGCCGGCATGCACTGCGACGGGCAGATCCTCGTGGTCCACGACATGCTCGGCCTGTTCGACGACTTCACGCCCAAGTTCGTCAAGCGCTACGCCAATCTCAAGGAAACCATCGGCGGCGCGGTGCAGAGCTACATGGAAGAGGTGCGGACCGAGGCGTTCCCGGCGGAGGAGCACACGTTCCACTGAGGACGGGCGGCGGCGCCTCGCGCCATGCAAGCGTTACCCAACATCCGCGCCATCCCGGAGATGCAGGCATGGAGCGGCCGTGCCCGGCGCGAGGGGAAGCGCATCGTCCTGGTGCCCACCATGGGATACCTGCACGAAGGCCATCTGAGCCTCGTGCGTGAGGCCGTGAAGCACGGCGACTGCCGGGTGGTCTCCATCTTCGCCAATCCCGCCCAGTTCGCTCCCTCCGAGGACTTCGACAGCTACCCGCGGGATCTGGAGCGCGATGTCCGGCTGCTTGTGGAGGAGCGAGTGGATCTCCTTTTCAATCCCTCGGTCGAGGACATCTACCCGCCGGGATATCAGACCTACGTGGAGGTGGAAGAGGTCAGCCGGCCGTTGTGCGGCGCTCACCGGCCGGGACATTTCCGCGGCGTGGCCACGGTGGTGCTGAAGCTCTTCAACATCGTGCGCCCGCACGTGGCCGTGTTCGGCCGCAAGGACTACCAACAGGTCCAGGTCATCAGGCGGATGCGCGACGACCTGAACCTGGAGGTGGAGATCGTCGAATGCGACACGGTGCGGGAGGACGACGGCGTGGCCATGAGCTCGCGGAACCGCTACCTGGGGCCGGCCGAGCGGGAGGCCGCGCGTTGTCTGCAAAGCGCCCTGGGCAGGGCCGAGGCGCTGGTCCGCGGCGGCGAGACCGCGGCCGCGCGGATCCGTGAGGCGGTGGTGGAAGAGATCTCCCGGCAGCCCCTGGCGCGTCTCGAGTACGCCGACCTGTGCGACCCCAGGGAGCTTCGCCTGGTGGACGAGGTTACGGGCCCCACGCTCCTGGCCGTCTGCGCGTGGGTCGGCAAGGCTCGCCTGATCGACAACCGGATCCTGGCGGTGCCGGGACCGTAGACGGCGCCGCTACTCGCCGAACTCACGGGCGCAGGGCCGACGAACCGGAATACGATCCCATGGCCTCGACCAAGGAAACCGCCGAGAAGACCGTCACCGTCAACCGCCGGGCGCGCCGGGAGTACTTCATCGACGAGTCCTTCGAGGCCGGGATGGTGCTGCTGGGCAGCGAGGTGAAGGCGCTTCGGGACGGCCGCGTCAATCTCGCCGACAGCTACGCCCGGGTCGACAAGGGCCAGGTGTACCTGGTCAACTCCCACATCAGCCCCTATCCGGCGGCCAACATGTTCAATCACGAGCCCACCCGGCCGCGGAAGCTGCTTCTGCACAAGCGCGAGATCATGCGGCTCACCGGCAAGGTCAAGGAGCGCGGCTTGACCCTGATTCCGTTGAAGCTATACTTCAAGGACGGGCGCGCCAAGGTGGAGTTGGGCCTGGCCCGCGGAAAGAAGCTCTACGACAAGCGCGCCACGGTCAAGGAGAAGATGGTCCGGCGCGAGATGGAACGCTCCATGAAGAGCCGCAGAAGTTGAGCGGCGGACCAGGGCGCATCATTGGGGGCGATATGGGTTCGACGGGGGTGGGAAGTCAAAGTGGCATGCCGGGGTCCTGCGGCCTCGTCAAAAACGCAGGACTGCAAGTAACTGCAGACGAACACGAGTACGCTCTGGCTGCTTAGACAGCCAGCGTCTTGCCGGCTTTCTCCCGCGGGGTCGGACAAGGCGTCATTCAGCGGGATGGACCGATTCCTCTGCCGGAGGGGATGAGGTCGAGATCCAAA
This is a stretch of genomic DNA from Deltaproteobacteria bacterium. It encodes these proteins:
- the panC gene encoding pantoate--beta-alanine ligase yields the protein MQALPNIRAIPEMQAWSGRARREGKRIVLVPTMGYLHEGHLSLVREAVKHGDCRVVSIFANPAQFAPSEDFDSYPRDLERDVRLLVEERVDLLFNPSVEDIYPPGYQTYVEVEEVSRPLCGAHRPGHFRGVATVVLKLFNIVRPHVAVFGRKDYQQVQVIRRMRDDLNLEVEIVECDTVREDDGVAMSSRNRYLGPAEREAARCLQSALGRAEALVRGGETAAARIREAVVEEISRQPLARLEYADLCDPRELRLVDEVTGPTLLAVCAWVGKARLIDNRILAVPGP
- the smpB gene encoding SsrA-binding protein SmpB, whose protein sequence is MASTKETAEKTVTVNRRARREYFIDESFEAGMVLLGSEVKALRDGRVNLADSYARVDKGQVYLVNSHISPYPAANMFNHEPTRPRKLLLHKREIMRLTGKVKERGLTLIPLKLYFKDGRAKVELGLARGKKLYDKRATVKEKMVRREMERSMKSRRS